One segment of Thermococcus sp. AM4 DNA contains the following:
- a CDS encoding winged helix-turn-helix transcriptional regulator, giving the protein MRLKAAFIVALMLVLSLAASAGAQSVVSLSLKVYEDGYVLVNETVSTVNYSVVLEVPLLGSHVEGLLAVDQDGNVLPAEVNGSNVTVYFGNASLVRLSYYTPDLTSKDGPIWTVSLQSPVPVEITLPRNSVIVDLSDIPLEIRGNVIVMPAGNVSVSYIIPMETTTTTTTTTTTATSPPTTTSTTTTTTTSPGGGSGPTSSTTTTSTTTTSTTTSSTTTTTTTTTTTSTTPGTQGGGGSVGTWLLIPILLIGVALGYAYIRRKEGHRSQNPEALRKFREKIEAMEDLNDDERGALIFLLENGGKAPQSKVREALGLPKTTAWRMFKRLEERGLVRVYKLGRENWVELVLE; this is encoded by the coding sequence ATGAGGCTTAAAGCAGCTTTCATCGTCGCGCTCATGCTGGTGCTTTCCCTCGCAGCTTCCGCGGGGGCCCAGTCGGTCGTCTCGCTGTCCCTAAAGGTCTATGAGGACGGCTACGTTCTCGTAAACGAGACGGTATCGACCGTGAACTACAGCGTTGTCCTGGAGGTTCCCCTGCTAGGGAGCCACGTCGAGGGCCTTCTTGCGGTGGACCAGGACGGCAACGTCCTCCCCGCCGAGGTGAACGGAAGCAACGTCACGGTCTACTTCGGAAACGCCAGTCTGGTGAGGCTCTCCTACTACACCCCCGATCTAACCTCCAAGGACGGCCCGATATGGACAGTTTCCCTTCAGAGCCCCGTCCCCGTCGAGATAACCCTCCCCAGGAATTCGGTTATCGTTGATCTGAGCGACATCCCCCTTGAGATCAGGGGCAACGTGATAGTCATGCCCGCCGGAAACGTGAGCGTCTCTTACATAATACCCATGGAAACCACGACCACTACCACAACGACCACAACCACAGCGACCTCTCCCCCCACGACGACCTCCACAACGACTACAACTACCACCTCACCAGGTGGCGGTTCAGGCCCTACGTCCTCCACAACTACCACCTCAACGACTACCACCTCAACAACGACTTCCAGCACAACCACTACCACAACAACCACAACGACGACCTCAACGACCCCTGGTACTCAGGGGGGAGGCGGATCCGTGGGAACGTGGCTCCTGATCCCGATCCTGCTCATCGGCGTGGCCCTGGGGTATGCCTACATCAGGAGGAAGGAAGGGCATCGAAGTCAGAACCCGGAGGCCCTCAGGAAGTTCCGGGAGAAGATAGAGGCCATGGAGGATCTCAACGATGACGAGAGGGGTGCGCTGATATTCCTCCTCGAGAACGGCGGCAAGGCTCCGCAGTCCAAGGTCAGGGAAGCCCTCGGTCTGCCCAAGACAACGGCATGGAGAATGTTCAAGAGGCTCGAGGAGAGGGGGCTCGTCAGGGTTTACAAGCTGGGAAGGGAGAACTGGGTTGAGCTCGTGCTCGAGTGA
- a CDS encoding metallophosphoesterase: MRVELLPQKALRIGSTLLVADLHVGFEAAMAEEGNYVPSLLRKMVADLRSLLLAGKFRRLVINGDLKHSFVPVRRERRELRAFFEGIEGLVDEIILVRGNHDVGITWLRELGVEIVDSLELAGWTVLHGHRLEEGERFIIGHEHPAIRLRDEVGASVKVPIFLRGDELIVLPAFSPWAYGNDVTREIVSPFLRKFETDSMRVIVPLENELLDFGELGKLKKTLRALL, translated from the coding sequence ATGCGCGTTGAGCTCCTCCCCCAAAAGGCCTTGAGAATCGGGTCAACCCTGCTCGTTGCCGATCTTCACGTCGGCTTTGAGGCGGCCATGGCAGAGGAGGGAAACTACGTCCCAAGCCTTCTCCGAAAGATGGTGGCGGATCTGAGATCTCTGCTGCTCGCCGGGAAGTTTCGGAGGCTCGTGATAAACGGCGACCTCAAGCACTCCTTCGTCCCGGTCAGACGGGAAAGGCGGGAGCTCAGGGCGTTCTTTGAAGGGATCGAGGGGCTCGTGGATGAGATAATCCTCGTCAGGGGCAACCACGACGTGGGGATAACCTGGCTCCGGGAGCTGGGAGTTGAGATAGTCGATTCCCTTGAGCTGGCCGGGTGGACGGTCCTCCACGGACACAGGCTCGAGGAGGGCGAGCGCTTCATCATAGGCCACGAGCATCCTGCGATAAGGCTGAGGGACGAGGTTGGGGCGAGCGTTAAGGTTCCCATCTTCCTGAGGGGTGACGAGCTGATAGTCCTCCCCGCCTTCAGCCCCTGGGCCTACGGAAACGACGTAACAAGGGAGATAGTTTCCCCCTTCCTGAGAAAGTTCGAGACGGACTCGATGAGAGTCATAGTCCCCCTTGAGAACGAGCTCCTCGATTTCGGCGAGCTAGGAAAACTGAAGAAAACGCTGAGGGCCCTATTGTAG
- a CDS encoding DEAD/DEAH box helicase, producing the protein MAEKRIRWARKEYSDEEIFSILSEPVREWFRRKFGSFTPPQRYAVMEIHKGENVLISSPTGSGKTLSAFLSAINELILLGKEGKLEDKIYVLYVSPLRALNNDIKRNLEGPLAEIKEVAKELGYDLPEIRVGIRTSDTSSYEKSKMVKKPPHILITTPESLAIALNAPKFRERLKTVKYLIIDEVHALAENKRGSHLALSVERLQEMAEERFVRIGLSATIHPLEEIAKFVFGFDDDGEPRPGLIVDVSFAKQTEIKVESVVEDLIYTPAGALSEALYRRLAELIREHRTTLIFTNTRSGAERVAFNLKKRYPEFEGLIEAHHSSLSREVRLDVEEKLKRGELKAVVCVPGHSKIITSRGIRRIDGLSVDEEIVGVKESRSRFVEFGGTHRIEYNSTGVKLKTRLGFEVEATREHKFLTIKDGKLTWVEVEKLKPGDYVGVLRRLPSPDEEVPIFEILPDSAYLHLRTEFLRELKKNIQTKFCSINAFARKLGMSGSYLSKQLLGEYPFRWSKLKVVLQEVGMTLDESDVVRITSDKNSYELPKRFTPGLARLLGFWIADGSWKDGTVTLFSSDLDMLKHYAKLAKEELGIEGSIRKQNENTYSLELSFNVLFHMFREFVGNGGKKSLNGRFPEILYRLPKEHKAQFLSGYFDGDGYLEIKEGKRVYSAGFATFNPEFAEGIRNLLLQLGIVASIRRRHYNERQFFRGREIRKTGTSYTVAILGGEYLRKFAELVEPWRPGLRKIKEIPVEGYSNHDVIPGIGKRLRKLRETLGITSYMLQKAGFYNPVKVELGTREISRRNLVKLLNFYERVAGEGKVEGVIPEIEELRKLAEGDVFFDRIESVESVFIADAYGILNSKTGNYVVNGFVSKNSSTSLELGIDIGTIDLVVLIGSPKSVNRALQRIGRAGHRLHEVSKGVILALDRDDLVEVTVLAHNARNRRLDRVRIPKNRSTS; encoded by the coding sequence ATGGCGGAGAAAAGGATAAGGTGGGCGAGAAAAGAGTATTCGGACGAGGAGATATTCTCAATCCTCAGCGAGCCGGTTAGGGAGTGGTTCAGGCGAAAGTTCGGGAGCTTCACGCCCCCACAGCGCTACGCGGTTATGGAGATTCACAAAGGCGAGAACGTTCTCATCTCCTCGCCGACCGGCTCTGGAAAAACGCTCTCCGCTTTCCTCTCGGCTATAAACGAGCTGATTCTCCTCGGGAAGGAGGGCAAACTCGAGGATAAAATCTACGTCCTCTACGTCTCACCGTTGAGAGCTCTCAATAACGATATAAAGCGCAACCTGGAGGGGCCCTTGGCCGAAATCAAGGAAGTGGCAAAGGAGCTCGGCTACGATTTGCCCGAAATTCGCGTCGGCATAAGGACGAGCGACACGTCGAGCTACGAGAAGAGCAAGATGGTGAAGAAACCTCCCCACATTCTGATAACCACCCCGGAGAGCCTTGCGATAGCTCTAAACGCCCCCAAGTTCCGCGAGAGACTGAAGACGGTTAAGTACCTTATCATAGACGAGGTTCATGCTTTGGCCGAGAACAAACGCGGTTCTCACCTGGCTTTGAGCGTTGAGAGACTTCAGGAGATGGCCGAGGAGAGGTTCGTGAGAATCGGCCTCAGTGCGACGATACACCCGCTCGAGGAGATAGCGAAGTTCGTCTTCGGCTTCGATGACGACGGGGAGCCGAGGCCAGGTCTCATCGTTGACGTAAGCTTCGCCAAGCAGACCGAAATAAAGGTCGAGAGCGTCGTCGAGGACCTAATCTACACTCCTGCCGGAGCGCTGAGCGAGGCGCTCTACAGGAGACTGGCAGAGCTTATCAGGGAGCACAGGACGACGCTGATATTCACCAACACGAGGAGCGGTGCCGAGAGGGTTGCCTTCAACCTGAAGAAGCGCTATCCCGAGTTTGAAGGCCTAATAGAGGCGCACCACTCAAGCCTGTCGCGCGAGGTTAGGCTGGACGTTGAGGAGAAGCTGAAGAGGGGCGAGTTAAAAGCAGTAGTGTGCGTTCCGGGTCATTCCAAAATTATTACCTCCAGAGGCATTAGAAGAATTGACGGTCTTAGTGTAGATGAGGAAATCGTGGGAGTTAAAGAATCAAGGAGTCGTTTTGTTGAGTTTGGGGGAACTCACAGAATCGAATACAACTCGACTGGTGTCAAGCTTAAGACAAGGCTCGGCTTTGAAGTTGAAGCCACACGAGAACATAAGTTCCTGACGATAAAGGATGGAAAGCTCACCTGGGTTGAGGTTGAGAAGCTTAAACCGGGTGATTACGTTGGAGTTCTGCGCAGGTTGCCAAGTCCTGATGAAGAAGTTCCCATTTTTGAAATCCTCCCGGACTCCGCATACCTGCACCTTCGAACTGAATTTCTAAGGGAGCTGAAGAAGAACATTCAGACTAAATTCTGTTCAATTAACGCTTTTGCAAGAAAGCTAGGCATGAGTGGAAGCTACTTATCGAAGCAACTCCTAGGGGAGTATCCATTTAGGTGGAGCAAACTAAAAGTAGTCCTCCAGGAAGTTGGAATGACCCTTGACGAAAGCGACGTGGTGAGGATAACTTCCGACAAAAACAGCTATGAATTGCCGAAGAGGTTCACACCTGGGCTGGCTCGATTGCTCGGTTTCTGGATTGCCGATGGTTCGTGGAAAGATGGCACGGTAACGCTGTTCTCCAGCGATTTGGACATGCTTAAGCATTATGCCAAGCTCGCCAAAGAGGAGCTCGGAATCGAGGGGAGCATAAGAAAGCAAAACGAGAATACATACTCTCTTGAGCTTTCCTTTAACGTTCTTTTTCACATGTTCAGAGAGTTCGTTGGGAATGGGGGCAAGAAATCCCTCAACGGCAGATTTCCAGAGATACTCTACCGCCTTCCAAAGGAGCACAAAGCTCAGTTTCTCTCGGGATATTTCGATGGTGATGGATACCTTGAGATAAAAGAAGGCAAGCGAGTGTATTCAGCGGGCTTCGCTACGTTCAACCCCGAGTTCGCCGAGGGGATACGAAATCTCTTGCTTCAGCTCGGAATCGTTGCCTCCATCAGGAGAAGACATTATAATGAACGGCAATTCTTTAGGGGCAGGGAGATAAGAAAGACCGGGACGTCTTACACTGTTGCTATCTTGGGAGGAGAGTACCTCAGGAAATTTGCGGAACTAGTTGAACCTTGGCGCCCAGGGCTTAGAAAGATAAAGGAAATCCCTGTGGAAGGATACTCCAACCATGATGTAATCCCAGGAATCGGCAAACGCCTGAGGAAGCTTCGAGAAACTCTTGGCATTACCTCGTACATGCTTCAAAAGGCTGGCTTTTATAATCCTGTGAAAGTCGAACTCGGAACCCGTGAAATCAGCAGAAGAAACTTGGTGAAACTCCTCAATTTTTATGAGAGAGTTGCAGGAGAGGGGAAGGTGGAAGGCGTAATCCCCGAAATCGAGGAGCTTAGAAAACTCGCTGAGGGAGACGTTTTCTTTGATAGAATTGAATCCGTTGAATCTGTTTTCATCGCCGATGCCTATGGCATATTGAACTCCAAAACAGGGAACTACGTTGTCAATGGCTTCGTCTCAAAAAACAGCTCAACGAGCCTTGAGCTCGGGATAGACATTGGAACGATTGACTTAGTTGTTCTAATCGGCTCGCCGAAGAGCGTGAATCGCGCTTTACAGAGAATAGGGAGGGCCGGCCACAGGCTACACGAGGTCAGCAAGGGAGTTATTTTGGCTCTCGATAGAGATGACCTGGTCGAGGTCACCGTTCTGGCGCACAACGCGAGGAACAGGCGCTTAGACCGCGTCAGAATTCCAAAGAACCGCTCGACGTCTTAA